A single genomic interval of Lentimicrobium saccharophilum harbors:
- a CDS encoding threonine aldolase family protein: MKIDLRSDTVTRPTPGMLEAMFSAPVGDDVFGEDPTVAALEAKTAALFGKEAGLFCPSGTMTNQIAARVHARPGEEVILHKLSHVYYYEAGGLMSNSGLSVCLLEGDRGRITAKDVADHINPDDLHRPRTAMTEVENTMNKGGGAVYSNQELAAIGEVCRNNGLKYHLDGARVFNALAVTGQSTRECGALFDSISICLSKGLGAPVGSVLLGDHEFIRRARRVRKVFGGGMRQAGYLAAAGIYAIDHHVERLKEDHRRARQLGEALQQLQWVSEVLPVDTNIVIFKVKEPLTASMVTGKLAEEGVLAIDFDRQSVRLVTHLDFTENMLDQTIDIIRQLKF, translated from the coding sequence ATGAAAATTGATTTGCGGAGCGATACCGTTACCCGTCCCACACCGGGTATGCTTGAAGCCATGTTTTCAGCCCCGGTCGGGGATGATGTTTTCGGGGAAGATCCTACGGTAGCTGCCCTTGAAGCAAAAACGGCCGCTCTTTTCGGGAAGGAAGCCGGGCTTTTTTGCCCCTCGGGCACCATGACCAACCAGATTGCAGCCAGGGTGCATGCCCGGCCGGGCGAAGAGGTGATTCTGCACAAGCTTTCGCACGTGTATTACTATGAAGCTGGCGGGTTGATGTCGAACTCGGGGCTTTCGGTATGTCTGCTGGAGGGTGACCGTGGGAGGATCACAGCAAAGGATGTGGCCGATCACATCAATCCCGACGACCTGCACCGTCCGCGTACCGCAATGACAGAGGTTGAAAATACCATGAATAAGGGAGGAGGCGCTGTTTACAGCAATCAGGAACTTGCCGCGATAGGGGAGGTTTGCCGTAACAACGGACTCAAATATCACCTTGATGGTGCCCGGGTTTTTAATGCCCTGGCTGTTACCGGGCAATCAACGCGGGAATGCGGCGCTTTGTTTGACAGCATCTCCATTTGCCTTTCCAAGGGTCTGGGTGCTCCTGTAGGTTCGGTTTTGCTGGGTGATCATGAATTTATCCGCAGGGCCAGGAGGGTAAGAAAGGTGTTCGGGGGTGGCATGCGACAGGCGGGATATCTTGCCGCTGCCGGAATATATGCAATTGATCATCACGTTGAGCGGCTGAAAGAGGATCACCGGCGGGCCCGCCAGCTGGGAGAAGCCCTTCAGCAACTTCAATGGGTGAGTGAGGTGCTGCCTGTGGATACTAATATTGTGATTTTCAAAGTTAAAGAGCCGCTCACCGCTTCAATGGTTACAGGCAAACTGGCAGAAGAGGGCGTTCTGGCCATCGATTTCGACAGGCAATCGGTAAGGCTGGTCACGCACCTTGATTTTACTGAAAATATGCTTGACCAAACCATAGATATCATCAGGCAACTGAAATTTTAA